Part of the Oncorhynchus masou masou isolate Uvic2021 chromosome 18, UVic_Omas_1.1, whole genome shotgun sequence genome, TACAGTATGTGCCATGCAATCATCCACATCTTGATCCTCTGTCCCTATTGGTCCACAGTCTCTCATGGAAACCCATGATTCGGTGGCCTCCAAGACCTTTGAGACTCCTCCTCCCAGCCCCTGTTCCTTCATGGACGCTGCCTTCAACAACCAGCCTGTGCCCCCAGATGCAGTCAGGATGGTGGGCATCCGCAAGGTGTCTGGAGAGCACCTGGTAAGACTCAGTGATGGACAAGAAATGCTGGACACCATGGCAGCCATTTTGAAATGGCTTTACAGTGGTTTACATGTGCAACTGTGTGTTGAGAGgttcactacacctgttgtattcggcgcgtgtgacaaataacatttgatttgatgttcatATAATAGGGAAGATATAAAAAAACCTTGTAGAGAGCATAACCAACTGACAATGTCTTCGAGAAAAAACATGAACTTTTGGAACCAAGACTTACAAATAGCTGAtgttggcacaagatggagggagtGTAACATAACTAACAACATTACAATGTACAGAATGTTTTTATTCAAGAAACAAAACGTACAAATTCTACAGCAGAGTCATAAGTGTAAAACGAACAGTGACTCCATGATTCAGGCCTTCTGGGAGTGTACTTctataaagtaaaaaaaaatgatgGGCGGAGTGAGAAAGTTGTCTGTCAGAGGTTTTACAATATGTACAACTTTTAATCCGTCTATCTTcgtatttcaagacatggcatatggggGTGCGGTAAGATTACCCAATGGGCTGAACCGTACTTTTCTCctcaatcatttaaaaaaatgtttgtttaaaAACTGGAAGTCAAGTGGCCTTCCATCATTAAGACAGTGGATGAATCAAATGACCCTCAATCGTTAAGACAGTGGATGAATCAAATGACCCTCAATTGTTAAGACAGTggatgggtcctgtgtggctcagtcggtagagcatggcgcttgcagcgccaagcgtcgtgggttcgattcccgctggggccacccatatgtaaaagtagtggccccagccgacttgtaagtcgctttggacaaaagcgtctgctaaatgggatatatatattgtGGTGTGGTTCTTTATGAAACTGaaaaataaaatggtggtccTTGTTAAACCTTTGTTAGTACTTCTAGTCATGGTCCTGGATGTTTTCCTCTTCTTTGACTCGGCTCAGGTAGATAAAAACCAATGGTAAAATAAAGGGCTACATTTTTGTCTTTGTAGGGTGTGACATTTCGGGTGGAGAGTGGAGAGCTGGTGATCGCCCGCATCCTTCATGGCGGGATGATCGACCAGCAGGGCCTCCTCTACGTGGGTGACATTATCAAGGAGGTGAATGCCAAAGAGGTGGGCAATGACCCCAAGGTGCTCCAGCAGATGCTAAAGGAGGCCAGCGGCAGCGTGGTGCTCAAGATCCTCCCCAGCTACCAGGAGCCTCACACCCCACGCCAGGTGAGTTGAGCCCTGGCCCTTGATCCCTCGGGGGTACCCCATACATTGACCCATATGACCTCAGCAACAGCTGCTGAAATTCCTAGGGTCCTATGATTCATTCTAATTGGAACCCTAGCCCATATCTGTTTTTTGACTTCATTAGATCTGAAAGCATTGGATAGGTGTATCCAATATGCCCCAAAAGATCCACTTAGTCTGTCGGAGTACAGTTAGAGCTATTACTATACTTCTTATACCTATCAAATCTTTTCAGATCTATATGCAATTCAAAAGGATTGGTTGCTAGGAAAGTTTAACAGAAAAGATTTTTGCATTTGTTTTAAatttttaaaaaataataatttgtcatAGAGTTTTGCTCTCGCTTTAAAATTATTTGCTTACAAGTTTTGGGGTTTTGCTTTTGATGTCTTATTTTTGTTTACAATTCTACATATTATGCTTTCAATTGTTTGGTTTTTGATTTCAACATACATTATTTCACCCAGTCCTGGAAAATATGTTTACATTCTCAACTTTATTTTTCATGTTCACgatttatttgattttgaattcaaTACATATGGCGTGAAATTGACCCCATATAATCCTACTAAATTATTTTCTCTCATGAATGATGAATTAGCTACTGGAGTGAGTAGGATTTAGAGCAAACCAAAAACAACCTGGGGGAAAAACTGATCCGTACAGTAGATCTGTTTCAACTAGAAAGAAAATGTTATCGATGTATGATTTCCACCCACATCCTCAGTATTTCAGCTGACAAAAACATTGCATATAAGAGTGTTTAAGAGTTTCACACAGAGTTTTAACTTTTGCAGTAAGTAAGTTATTCAAAATAGTGAATTGTTCCCCTTAGTATGCACCCTGAATGAATACACCCAAAACACATTACTGGTTACTATTACTTCTTTTAAACAACCCCTTTCCATTTAGAGGCCCAGCCTTTGAATTTGTTGTTGGTATAGTGTCCTTAGCTCTGTGAGTGTTTAACCCTGGAGACTAGCTAATGGTCACAGGGTCTCAAAGGAGCCAAAGAGTGTTATAGACTGAGTGTAGTCAGCGACAGAATGGTCCAAATGAAAGCGAACAAGGAAAAGCTCACAGGACAGAACACCTGTCTCAAATAACAGTAATTCATGTCATGCCAATAACCCACAGCTCTGTACTGTCTATCCCATTCCACTGACCAGCCAAGGTCCAATATGAGCTGGACAGATGCCCTGGGCCAGACGCCTTTTTGAAAGAGTGCCTTTGAATCGTCCCCTCATGGCTGACTGGATAACATCAGGTCTGGGCTATTCGTTTGAAATATTTTGGGGCGTATTTCAAAAGGTTCGGACAACACATTTTGAGTGGTTACTCCCTTGAATTTCTTCCTGACGACCGACGCGGGTTCATTTTGAAGTATTTTCATTGCCGGAGGCGACTTCAAGCTGTCCAAGCAGAGAGCTGCTGAATGTTAtctctgagagggagagagatgacagattaGACGCTGTTGTCTGTGGAGACATTTCGCTTGCACCGGAAAACTGCTCCATCATCACAGCACATTGCCAATCATCAGAAAAACTGTTTGTCAAAACACAATTCCATTCCATATAAGGATCTATGTGCAGGTGGGTCACACAGTACATGTTGATAGTAGATGATAAATTCCCCTTAAGTGCAAAATAAATCCAGTCCAGTAAAGAGATGTTCAGCTCCATGTATTACAGAGTATCAACAATAACCACCTCTCTGTACTGTGTGCGGGTGCATGCTGAGGTGACCGAAGTAAGTAGACAACATATTTTACCCAGTGCCCTCTCCATCTTCCTCAGGCCTATGTGAAGTGTCACTTTGACTATGACCCGTCCCATGACAACCTAATCCCCTGTAAGGAGGCAGGCCTGGGCTTCAGCAGTGGAGACATCCTGCAGATCTTCAATCAGGAGGACCTCAACTGGTGGCAGGTCAGTCACTTCTGAATGGACAACCACTCCTAATTCGTTCACTTTATCCCGAATAGTTTTCAATGTGTTGTTGTTCAAAATGGTGACAGGACAGCTTTATGTATTTCTTTTCATCACAGGCATGTCACCTGGAGGGGGGCAGTGCAGGCCTCATCCCCAGCCAGCtcctggaggagaagaggaaggcttTTGTCAAGAGAGATCTGGAGCTGGTTACAACAGGtgctgtatattatatatatgcgTCATTCCTTATTACCGTATTATAACCCATAGGGGCTGGAAGACACAAAGTAGCCTGACACCTTCTACACGCTAAACATAACGCTCTGAATGCACAAGTTGAACACGTTTACTCCTCTGACATCTGTCGTGGAAATAACACAAGACACTGAAGATCTCAAACAGAGAGAAGGTGCGATGATACTTTATTATTGTCTGAATACGCAACAATATGGTccacaagaagaagaaaaaaaccatGAAGCATAAATGGAGACTGAAGGAAGATTTGTTGCTCTGCGTGTTTTGCGCTGTGCAATGTGCACGTGTACGCTTTAGAACCCTGCTTGTCCCCCAGTCAACCTTCAAGATGGTTGTTTCATCAGTGAAGAGGGACTAGCAAATAAGCAGCAGGCTTAGAGAGGAATGACTCAAACAAGCGGGCTGATTCAATCTGTTCCTCGTTAAGCTCATTCTAAACAGAGGGGCCAGGTCACATTCATACTGTagtgtcctctgtctgtctgtagcacaCCAGTACACGTGGTGGGTGGTGAGTCAGCCTGCAGCCTTGCCTACATCTGCTTCCCTTCTCTTCacttgtggctcagttggtagtgcgtggtgcttgcaacaccagggtcgtgggttcaattcccacaggggGACCAGTACAataaagtatgaaaatgtatgcgaGTCACTCTGGATGAGAGAATCTATTTAAATGTAACTTCAGTTGGAGGAAGTGCCAGTCTGCTAAGACTCCTCTTGGGTCTGTTGTAGACACATATGGGACacttgtggggggggggtattcaTGCGATATATGATataattatacactgctcaaaaaaataaagggaacacttaaacaacacaatgtaactccaagttaattacacttctgtgaaatcaaactgtccacttaggaagcaacactgattgacaatacatttcacatgctgttgtgaaaatggaatagacaacaggtggaaattataggcaattagcaagacacccccaataaaggagtggttctgcaggtggtaaccacagaccacttctcagttcctatgcttcctggctgatgttttggtcacttttgaatgctggcggtgctttcactctagtggtagcatgagatggagtctacaacccacacaagtggctcaggtagtgcagctcatccaggatggcacatcaatgcgagctgtggcaagaaggtttgctgtgtctgtcagcgtagtgtccagagcatggaggcgctaccaggagacaggccagtacatcaggagacgtggaggaggccgtaggagggcaacaacccagcagcaggaccgctacctccacctttgtgcaaggaggagcactgccagagccctgcaaaatgacctccagcaggccacaaatgtgcatgtgtctgctcaaacggtcagaaacagactccatgagggtggtatgatggcccgacgtccacaggtgggggttgtgcttacagcccaacaccgtgcaggacgtttggcatttgccagagaacactaagattggcaaattcgccactggcgccctgtgctcttcacagatgaaagcaggttcacactgagcacatgtgacagacatgacagtatggagacgccgtggagaacattctgctgcctgcaacatcctctagcatgaccggtttggaggtgggtcagtcatggtgtggggtggcatttctttggggggccgcacaaccCTACATGTGCTCGCCACAGGTagtctgactgccattaggtaccgagatgagatcctcagaccccttgtgagaccatatgatGGCGGgtttggccctgggttcctcctaatgcaagacaatgctagacctcatgtggctggagtgtgtcagcagttcctgcaagaggaaggcattgatgctatggattgGCCCAcccatcatgtctcactccatccaccaacgccacgttgcaccacagactgtccaggggttggcagatgctttagtccaggtctgggaggagatccctcaggagaccatccgccacctcataaggagcatgcccaggcattgtagggaagtcatacaggcacgtggaggccacacacactactgagcctcattttgacttgttttaaggacattacatcaaagttggatcagcctgtagtgtggttttccactttaattttgagtgtgactccaaatccagacctccatgggttagaatatttcattcattcagatctaggatgtgttattttagtgttccctttatttttttgagcagtgtatataaaatgCCTATCCCAAGCTACTTGTATTGAATGTATGAATCAAACACACAACAGTGGCGTTGCCATGGTGCTACCGACTAAGCCAGTGGAACCAGCATGCAGTTTAGGATTTTAATGTGATTGAGCCATATTTAAAAATCAGAAGTGATCATTGTCAAATGGCCAGCTCTTTTAATGCATCCCATCAACATATTGATCCACTGTGTCGATATCAAAGTCGTATTTATTTTCATAAAACAAACATCAAAAGGTTATGTCATGCCCATTGTTGTCCCCGCTTCAAACAAACGTCCTCAAAATCCACCTGCCGGCCAATACTGAGCAGACGACTGGGCAGTAACAGTGATTCCCAGTTGTACTGTTGTAATAAAATGGAGTGTCATCCTTACTGTAATGCAGAGGCATACTGCCCTCTAGTGGTACATGCTACCTATGCACCCTCAGCAGACCTGATTTACGATTCAGAACAGCAACACTCTAAAAGGCAACAGACCCTGACTGGCAGGCGCTGTTCATTAAATTGATCAAGATTCAATTGAAGTGGGCTGAGAAGTACTGAATGAAGACcgaacatttttgttgttgttgcttttcaCAGGTCCTCTTTGTTCTGGAATGGGcgggaagaagaagaaaaagatgaTGTATCTAACGACCAAAAATGCAGGTGCGTTTTTTGTACCAACATGACCATGTGAACGTAACAATGTTTGAAACTGCAGCGAATGGAGTTTTACTTGTTGTAAACATTATTAGACAAACGTGTAAACTGTTGTCAATGCAGTATGCTAGATTGAGTAGGTGCAGTAATACCGTTAGTAATGCGGATATCTGATATGAATATGTTGATGGTTCAGAGTTTGATCGGCATGAGCTGAGGATCTACGAGGAGGTGGCCAAGGTTTCCCCGTTCCGTCGGAAGACGTTGGTTCTGATTGGAGCACAGGGAGTGGGCCGCCGTAGTCTGAAGAACAAACTGTTGGTGTCAGACCCCCTGCGGTATGGGACCACCATCCCCTGTGAGTAGTACTAACATTCAACACTGACAGAGCTACGAAAcactgacattttttttttttttttttttttttacctttattttactaggcaagtcagttaagaacaaattcttattttcaatgacggcctaggaacagtgggttaactgcctgttcagggcagaacgacagacttgtaccttgtcagctccggggttttgaacttgcaacctttcggttactagtccaacactctaaccactaggctactctggtATTCTGTAAACAATGCCATATTAGAAAAGTATACAAAAAACATAAACaatttaaaaatacaaaatacctTTACTTTGTATGAGTTACAAAGACTACATTTTGTGATTCTGTGTGCGTTGTTCAGCACTGTATTTGTCAGTTGCTATACCTTAATGTACATGACCAAACAACAACCATCAATCTGTATTTATCaccagcagtggtgtaaaatacttaagtaaaaaataatttaaactactacttaagtatttttttgggggcggggtatctgtactttactttactactataattttgacaacttttacttcactacattcctaaagaaaaataatgtactttttactccatacattttccctgacacccaaaagtactcttaacattttgaattcttagcaggacagaaaattgtcaagagaacattcctggtcatccctacagcctctgatctggcggactcactaaacacaaatgcttttttTTGTAAATGATGTCCGAGTGTTGTAAACAATAGCCAGTGTATCCCTGGCTATCCTTCAATTTTAAAAAtaagaaaattgtgccgtctggtttgcttaatataaagatttgttttgttattcatacttttacttttgataattaagtatattttagcaattacatttacttttgatacttaagtatatgtaaaaccaaatacttttaagcttttactcaagtagtattttactgggtgactcacttttactttttctattaaggtatctttacttttactcaagtatgaaaatggggtactttttccaccactgatcaaCAGTTACCTCGAGGAAACCCAAGGTGGATGAAACGGATGCACAGATGTATTCGTTCATGACTCGCAGTGAGATGGATTTGGACATTAAGAACGGGCGCTTCCTGGAGCACGGCGAGTACGACGGGAACCTCTATGGCACCAAGATCAACTCCATCCACGAGGTGGTGGACTCTGGCAAGATCTGCATCCTGGATGTCAACCCACAGGTAGACTATAGCATCTGGGCATCTATATTCATTCAGATATCATCCTctatacattttttgggggtatcAATGTCCAGGGAAGAGGTCGATCTGGACCTTTTTGTTTTCATTTAAAGGAGAACTGAATTCATTCCCCCCATTCATattgtattgttttatttttaaattgtTGGCTACATTACCACTATGCCAAACTTCGGCACATAGTAAAGTAATAGGGTTATGATATAATGTTCTTATTGTTTAACCAAAGCGAGAGTTTGAATTACAGAGAGGAAACGGAAGGAGCGGATTCCTTCAATGAGACACATTTTCAAGTGATTCGTGGCCAATTTCAGTAGCTCGTTACGTCATTAGCGGGGttaataataatgtattgctACAGCCACTTTTCAACCATTTCATTCCACGCTACAGGCACTTAAGGTTCTGCGGACGTCAGAGTTCCTTCCCTACGTGGTGTTTATTGAGGCTCCAGATTACGAGGTCCTCAAAGCCATGAATAAGTCTGCCAAAGAAGCCGGAGTGATGACCAAACAGTTAACGGTGAGTCCCAGACTGGATAGTTGTACCACAGCTACATCACTGGTCCTGTTACTGTGAGC contains:
- the mpp2b gene encoding MAGUK p55 subfamily member 2b isoform X1, whose protein sequence is MPVASSSSDSAMQQVLDTLSDSTSSTMANDLDLIFLKGIMESPVFPSPCYPQAHENLEESRLEAVSDNNMELVQDILKELTPLTHRSKAADELACILKEPHFQSLMETHDSVASKTFETPPPSPCSFMDAAFNNQPVPPDAVRMVGIRKVSGEHLGVTFRVESGELVIARILHGGMIDQQGLLYVGDIIKEVNAKEVGNDPKVLQQMLKEASGSVVLKILPSYQEPHTPRQAYVKCHFDYDPSHDNLIPCKEAGLGFSSGDILQIFNQEDLNWWQACHLEGGSAGLIPSQLLEEKRKAFVKRDLELVTTGPLCSGMGGKKKKKMMYLTTKNAEFDRHELRIYEEVAKVSPFRRKTLVLIGAQGVGRRSLKNKLLVSDPLRYGTTIPFTSRKPKVDETDAQMYSFMTRSEMDLDIKNGRFLEHGEYDGNLYGTKINSIHEVVDSGKICILDVNPQALKVLRTSEFLPYVVFIEAPDYEVLKAMNKSAKEAGVMTKQLTDSELKRTVDESERIQRAYGHYFDLNIINDSLEGAFCGLKMALERLGAEQQWVPVSWVF
- the mpp2b gene encoding MAGUK p55 subfamily member 2b isoform X2, with the translated sequence MQQVLDTLSDSTSSTMANDLDLIFLKGIMESPVFPSPCYPQAHENLEESRLEAVSDNNMELVQDILKELTPLTHRSKAADELACILKEPHFQSLMETHDSVASKTFETPPPSPCSFMDAAFNNQPVPPDAVRMVGIRKVSGEHLGVTFRVESGELVIARILHGGMIDQQGLLYVGDIIKEVNAKEVGNDPKVLQQMLKEASGSVVLKILPSYQEPHTPRQAYVKCHFDYDPSHDNLIPCKEAGLGFSSGDILQIFNQEDLNWWQACHLEGGSAGLIPSQLLEEKRKAFVKRDLELVTTGPLCSGMGGKKKKKMMYLTTKNAEFDRHELRIYEEVAKVSPFRRKTLVLIGAQGVGRRSLKNKLLVSDPLRYGTTIPFTSRKPKVDETDAQMYSFMTRSEMDLDIKNGRFLEHGEYDGNLYGTKINSIHEVVDSGKICILDVNPQALKVLRTSEFLPYVVFIEAPDYEVLKAMNKSAKEAGVMTKQLTDSELKRTVDESERIQRAYGHYFDLNIINDSLEGAFCGLKMALERLGAEQQWVPVSWVF